In Pararge aegeria chromosome 7, ilParAegt1.1, whole genome shotgun sequence, the DNA window AAAGAATCAAAGAATGATAACCAAACATACACTTTGGAAAGTTTTTTGtctgttcataaaaatatcaccaGAATCTTTATAACTTTTGTGCGGCCAGTGAAGTATGTAGAAAACCATTaatgtttgtttaatataactgcctcaGCCCTAACAGATTAGATTGCagctaagggctaacttgtagttaaataatttcattaaaactaaGATTGTGTACTTACAAATCAATTGATTTTATTGATTAAGCACTGATGTGCCTTGTTGgcaactttttcttttttttctgttcttttACAAGTTAACCTTAGACTGCAATTCCACCTGGTGTTAAatatgatgcagcctaagatggtactGTAACATAGgaagtatgtcagttatatattaaacccataatgctaaatttcttagccacatggtaactagccaaagcaacaagcctctcaccagaccagactactGGGACTCAAACCTAAACTCACAGAGCTCACTGCAGTACCATGGAGCTTGTTAAACTGAGCTTTTGTGTTACTATGGAGTGTGAAAATTGCTGTTTCCTTTCCTACATGCAGAATATATTAAACCAGGGTCAGGTCTGACTATCACAAGcatcttataatataacaaagagTTGCAGTATTTTGCATCATGGTTGGTCTAAGTTCAGTATCCCCATCTGAAATAATGTCCCACTTCTGACAATGGGATATTAATTTAGCTAATGTTTGATGATAGGATACTATTGGATAGACTGCTCAATATAGGCTGTCCTTATTTACATATGAGTTAAGTGTCAATTACActgtatttcaaattaaattttaatcactgctggttttttttttttaaatactacaacaatacacgaTGCATTGATTTCTGGCCAGTTGGCTATTtatatatgaaattaaataagtgAAATACATTAATGCTAAATAAGAAGGGATAGAAAATTTACCAAAACTGTTGGTACTAAAAATTTCTACAatgatccgtagtcaaacatgTTAAAAAACCTCCTTATCATTTCCAAAATGTAAAATCTGTTGCCATATTGTTTCACATTATATCTCAATACATACTGGCTTGAGGAGATTCAGTTTTGTCCACTCCAGATTTATGAAATCAAGTGGATAAAAAAGGTGGCAAACTTGTTGTGCTATAAAGATAGACTGATAAATATGTGATTACAATTGTTTTACAAACATTCAAGATAATGTGCCCTACCATAAAGACATTTTGTCATGAATTATGAATCAGAATACTAAACTAAAGTGACGCGTTGGAAATATTACCATAGTAATATTGTATTTTCTAAACTTACTCATGTCTATAAAGGGTGGAGGTAGGTTGTTCTCCATTGAGGAGGGCAGAATTACCCGAAGGTGCGTCGCAGGGCACATATTGTCAACCCGAGATTGGCTCTGAAAGAAATAAAGATCAGTAATCACTTTAACACACAgcaattacataaataaacataataaacaattagCCACTGACACGGCTCACCATTTTCGCTTCACAATACACAATTTTGTTTATCACAATGATTAGTCTAAAACACAATTAACATACAACATTCAGTGAATTGTCGCACATTATTCAAGGTCCTCtggtataatatttatcaaagcAATCAATTTTCAAACTGGAAAATTGCAAACGCAAAACCGAAACCTTGCTCCTTGCGATGAGCCACAGACTATGTATCCTATCAGCCTGTTTCTAGCCTTCTGCGCTGCGATTTCTTATCACGTAATAGTGTTGTACGTTAAGATAGAAACCTACTGTAGGTTTACTCGTAGTAGAATTCAAGCTGGCAATACTTGCAGTCGAATGCCAATGtcatatttttcttatattgtCATTTGTCAATGTCATAACTAAAACACCGTCGAATGTCGAATGTCGATTCGATTCTGATTTTCGGCGTGCTAACATGAAGATGAAgttctatttattataaattatatgtacataGAGTCATATTACGGACTGAAAATAACTTCTACACGATGAAGACAGCTTTGATGGTGGCTGAAAAGCCTTCCTTAGCACAAAACCTCGCAAATATACTTAGTAATGGCAAATGCAACACCAACAAGGGTTTGTGTCTGAATCTTAGACGTATTTTAAGTTGtgattgatttaaatttaatgtattaattGATAGGCGGATGATTGTAGTAATGTGATTAAAGGAATGCACTTGTGTGGGAAATGCACCTTGTGAGATCCAACACATTATTAGGCTGAGAATAAATAAAgactatttttgtaatgtaatatagttaactttatattttctttttttttagcttcCAATGCTGCTTGTGCAGTACATGAATGGAATGGAACATTCAAAAGTGAACCAGTTCGGTTTAAAATGACATCAGTATGTGGGCATGTGATGAGTTTAGATTTCAGTGGGAAATACAATAACTGGGATAAAGTGGACCCTGTTGAGTTGTTTAGCTGTCCCACAGAGAAAAAAGAAGCCATGCCTCGGCTTAGAATACCGGCTTTGTTGGCCCAAGAGGCCAGGGGTTGTGATTATCTTATACTGTGGTTGGATTGTGATAAGGAAGGGGAAAATATCTGTTTTGAGGTAATATTCTCACATTATTGTTGATATCATTAATTTTGGTTAggattgtaataatatattgttgcTTTGCTAATAATACCACATGATTTTTGTATAACATTTGAGACTTATTTTATTTCCTAATATAACTTGCTATTTTTAGCGAAGCAACAATgactaattaattttttttacccaagcgatgtttgatgaacatgtttATCTTTTAACTCATATTATTTGGGTTGTTGATTGTCATCGAATAACAGCAACAAATTGACCATTGCGATGTTTTCTGATTTTCTGACCCTTGtatgtattcattaaaatatgttaGTTGACCAGAAGAACCACCAATTGAGTCACTAAAAATGGAATGtcaaaataccaattttattaaatgataGTATTGCCAATCATTTTACAGGGAAAGTTTTGTGTCTTTTTTAGTTATCAAAATATAACTGACAGGTGTTTATTTAGCTACCTATTTGGTTAATACAATAAGTACCTGTAACTTATTTCCAGGTGATGTCCTGTGTACAACAGGCTATGAAAGGAGATATATTATCCCCTTTAGTGACTTTTCGTGCACGATTCTCTGCCATCACAGATAAAGATATTAAAGCAGCCATGATGAATCTTGTTAGACCTAACGAAAATGAATCCCGCAGCGTAGATGCACGGCAAGAACTTGATCTACGTATAGGATGTGCCTTTACGCGATTTCAGACAAAATATTTTCAGGGTAAaagatttcaatttaaataaattagtacaTATTGTTTTGTAGCCTAGGATGTAACTTGCTTTAATTTTGCTTGCTTTGTCACttataatgttagtaggatCTTTTCCATTTGCCCCATCCTTAAGGCTTTTAAGCTAGCTGAAGCCCAGAAATCAATCAAcgattatttcagttttcatagcGGGATACATGGGTCCTCATTTCTATTCCTAGAATGCTATGCAAAATTATGCCCTTATTAGTGTTGCTGTATAGGTGAAACAGCTTGCATAATCAATCACAATCGCTTTGTtaacaatattagtatttttgtgaattttccAAATGGTgtacattaaaaatgtaatcatTCATACagcagaaaataaatataaatcaactTTTCTTTTAGGCAGATACGGTGACCTAGATGCATCCTTGATTTCCTACGGCCCTTGCCAGACGCCTACTCTAGGCTTCTGTGTCCAACGTCACGACGAGATTCAGACCTTCAAGCCGGAGACATACTGGGTATTGAGAGTCACTGCCTCTACATCTGAAGGTCGAGAGTTGCCTTTAGAATGGAAAAGAGTTAGAAGTTTTGAGAAGGACATTGCCCATATGTTCCTAGCTGGTATAAAAGAGATTAAGGAGGCAACGTAAGTTTGTTATAAGACACCATTTAGCAACAAATTGTCcaataaataacaacaataaacaataaaaacatgatATAATATGCTCAAATTCGAGATATCTCTTTACATATTctgtattaatatatttctcAAAGCTCGCTTCAGAATACTGTTAGCTTTCTTACACCTAACCATAAATTGTGTGTGCTCAACGGATAGTTACTTATTGACCAGTTGCGATTTTCATATAATAggattattaaaaagtttttttatattgaaccaaaattttgataaataactaagaaaagcatccttctaattttttttctattggttAAGCGAAAAACGGGtattcttatttctttaaatatcatttgctatCAAgatgtgaaggaaaatatcttgaCGAAATCTTCATGCCTGACAGTTATCCAtcataatgtgctcaaaggcatgtgaagtccaccaatctgcactgggccagcgaggtggactatgagcttaacccattctcattgtgggaggaaacctgtGTTCATTACACAGTATCAGCGTCACACAGTAATgaacacaaaaaacaaaacacaatgaAACACAACAATaacaccatcatatcaacccattggttgatatgatggtgttATGTAAAGCAGTTAATTAAGTCAGACATATGACCAAGAATAACGTACCTCTTTTTTGCTGTGAAAAACGAcatagtttaagttctttcaaaCTTATTTAGCAGCACTAAGAATTTTAAGCAAAGCCTTTTTACGCCTTATTTAAAAAAGTCGTACTTAAATCTTAAGCaatttctaccagccaaccagCCCGCGAGAAAAAACAATTGTGGGTGTGGCAAAAACAAAACTGTTATGATAAAGTATAACatgatatatatagagatattgTTTGTACGTTTATCTTACAAAGATTTATATgcctatatatattaaagacaaaaaaatatatataaatacatactgcAATTCTGTAAATATCATATAactaatgtatataaattaaatttattacattctttacaaattacaaaatttattacacacttattaggttggggaataagtttcttcacattttttaagaaaattaaaatcatttttttaatatagtttagattcactcatcttcacagtacgaaaaacaaataaaaaacaaacattttcctaatttgaatttttaaattatcttctttaaaatttaaacatttaatgataccaaaaccaatcagatacaaatagtatagccaaagagattttattacaagtttatacatactataatgcgaaaagactttttccccaatcTATTACATAAGATAGTCGACTGAATACTTCTCTAACCAGTATATGCCCATATTGTGATAGTGTGGTGTCCATTCAAGCCAAGGAGAAGATAAAGCCGCGTCCAACTGCCCTGAACACTGTTGAGCTGATGAGAGTAGCCAGCGCTGGATTGGGCATGGGACCCCATCACGCTATGCAGGTgacctttaatttattttcgttcTAGCATGGCGGTCACTAGAATCTCCCATTTTATTAGAGACTACCTGTTtcccgcggtttcacccgcgtcATTTAAAGTTAtgatatgtttttaaaataatgcggCTTAAAAACATGCTGCAAAGGGCAAGGTTTGTCTACGTGATTTTTGATTGATAATaactcttttataaaataaatagataaataaattaatattctacgacaatcacatctagccccaaagtaagcgtagcttgtgttatgagtactaagatagctgatgaataatttataaaatatataatattaagtatatattattatataaacacacagacactgaaaaacattcatgttcatcacacatacatttcccagttgtgggaatcgaacccacggccttggactcagaaagcagggtcgctgtcctcTGCGCCTGTCGGCCGTCAAGATGGCATATCATCGTATGGTTTTCCACCGGCTGACCTCCGAACTTCAATTTGAAGATGGCACCTAATAATGATCATATTTGAACTCTAAGTGGTGTTAGTTAAACTTCAACTAACAATATTAGACTAATTTATAGTCTAATATTTTTAGTCTAGACTATTAATAATGATGGATTGTTTGTCCTCAGATTGCTGAGCGCCTTTATACGCAAGGCTACATATCCTATCCCCGAACTGAAACTACAAGTTATTCTGAGAACTTTGACCTCATGTAAGTCACAATtactatcatcatatcatcatcatggtGACCGTGGCGCTGCggtcttataaatgggaggGCCTGGGTTCTATCCCCGAAAGGGCGGGGAGGGGATATACGGGGGGGAGAATTaagaatttcagaattttctcttgtatgaggggcttcggccgtggctagttaccgtcctatcgacaaaaacgtgccgttAGGCGACTTAACGTTCCGGTAAGACGCGTAAGACCTATTTTGGATATGGAGATGGATGATAAAATACTGGACTGGACATTAATATATGGCGGCCAAGGTACAGATATAGACTgacagaaaagaaaaataaatacagttttggcttaaGTATCGATAATAGAGGGTCCcctaaaaaaatcacaataaaacCGTGGACGAACTGACCTAAAAAAAACTCACTTGCACCCAGCGCCATGACAGATACCTGTGTCTCTCTAGTAATAAATCTAGTGTTTTTTACTTAttctaattttagtttttaagttgttATATCGATATAATCAGTTcccacgcggcatcgtaccataACGCTACCTCTCTACGGCTTTGTCAGCAATAATAGGGAGCAGTGATCCAGTCCCAAgtaaacaaaatgttttgttatATAGTGGTACATTAAGACAGCAGCAGAATTCAAACAAATGGGGTTCGGACGTTCGCGCCCTTATATCTCACGGTATCAATAGGCCCAAGAAAGGCCACGATGCTGGAGACCATCCGCCCATAACACCGATGAAACCTGCGAGTgagtacaatattttttttagtacttttagccgcgacttcttccgcgtagATATTATACTTTAAACTATAGTTGATCGATAATTTCGACTTTAAACTTACATTCTTTGCACCCCACGTCAAATTAGCTCGTAGATTATAGATTTTTCCCGACTTCACCTAGATTGGTATTGTtgccatcagtggcgtgcgtagagggtatgcacgatGTATCCAGATGatatagaattaagaaaatcaccagtacgagttataaatacttagagtaGGCTTTTGATAATTCTTAAAATAGACATTTTAAGAATTATCTTAGATCTATTAGGATAGacatccttaagttttttttatgaattacataaatacttataaaatacagataaacgcccagatactgagaaacattcatgcaaACATTTCctgttgcgggaatcgaacccacagccttggactcaaaaagcagggtcgctgcccactgcgcgaatCAGCCGTCTAAAGATCTACTGCTGCTACTGGAATCTATGACACTAAGTTGTTTGTGCTTACACCGTGATAGAAGTCTCACTGACTGACTATTTTCAGCGGAGTCGGAATTAGACGGCGACCAATGGCGTATCTACGACTACATAACTCGCCACTTCATCGCTACGCTGTCGCGCGACTGTCGCTATTTGTCAACCACAATCACTTTCCAAGTTGGCTCTGAGACCTTCTATTATACCGGCAATACGCTTGTCGACGCTGGGTACACGGAaattatgcattggcaggtaaCTAATATACTACCATTAAAAGTACTACTAAGTGCTAGATGTAATAACTTATTACAGTCTTTAAAATTGGTTCCGGCCAAGTTATCACGGAGACTTGTCCAAGAAAGAAGAATGGAAGAAATTTCAATTGATAATTGGTGGGATAAAGAAGTATATATGCGCTGTttgctgaaaataaaaaaataaataacagcacTCAAATGTTTATGTGTAATTCTGGTGTCTTTTTATAGCACCTGAAAAGCTATTAAATCAttgtaaccagccgcgttccaaacGTTCTTTTCCTtcttaaccccttgtcattgtaggaagaggagacccgtgctctgtagtgggtcggtaaggGATTGATGTGATCATTCATGTGATCATCTTTTAAAGCGACAATGTTTAGGATAGTCATAAC includes these proteins:
- the LOC120625190 gene encoding DNA topoisomerase 3-beta-1, with the protein product MKTALMVAEKPSLAQNLANILSNGKCNTNKASNAACAVHEWNGTFKSEPVRFKMTSVCGHVMSLDFSGKYNNWDKVDPVELFSCPTEKKEAMPRLRIPALLAQEARGCDYLILWLDCDKEGENICFEVMSCVQQAMKGDILSPLVTFRARFSAITDKDIKAAMMNLVRPNENESRSVDARQELDLRIGCAFTRFQTKYFQGRYGDLDASLISYGPCQTPTLGFCVQRHDEIQTFKPETYWVLRVTASTSEGRELPLEWKRVRSFEKDIAHMFLAGIKEIKEATVVSIQAKEKIKPRPTALNTVELMRVASAGLGMGPHHAMQIAERLYTQGYISYPRTETTSYSENFDLIGTLRQQQNSNKWGSDVRALISHGINRPKKGHDAGDHPPITPMKPATESELDGDQWRIYDYITRHFIATLSRDCRYLSTTITFQVGSETFYYTGNTLVDAGYTEIMHWQAFGKDEFVPPLNVDEILRAHDHRLVECQTSPPDYLTESEVITLMEKHGIGTDASIPVHINNICQRNYVNVGSGRRLVPTSLGVVLVHGYQKIDPELVLPTMRTAVEEQLNLIAVGQADFHAVLTHTAEIFRRKFQYFVRSIEAMDQLFEVSFSSLKTSGKALSRCGKCRRYMRYIQAKPARLHCSHCDDTYSLPQNGNVRIYRELKCPLDDFELLSWSSGSKGKSYPLCPYCYNHPPFRDMKKGFGCNSCTHPTCPYGVNSTGVSGCVECDGVLVLDPSAPKWKLACNRCDVIINIFEDASRVTVCETACGACGAQLVSVEYRAERTRLPAALTEMTACLYCEPNFSALVEKHRAVSSRGGGVRGRGGRSRAKQRSKQPKDKMAQLAAYFV